One Prosthecobacter dejongeii DNA window includes the following coding sequences:
- a CDS encoding beta strand repeat-containing protein translates to MKRLFLTLLLSFSVPSLGQLIFDGNTGTTGVQNGAGVWDTSTANWWSPTLLSNTTWNDGLAQFGSSSSAVGGTITVNSAINATGLDFLPLSAAPTTTNQAYHFSGTGSLNLTGSAPIINIGNLSTSGSSTAVSAVNFLLPVNASNLTIQKNSGTAIGFVRFTANNTGLTGLLTLKGDAGGIFLGFGSQTIFPNLTAVVVESNSVVQLTGTDVTYNVPFRIAGGGGTTNWGAIRMDSSVTLAGGVALIGDARIHTHTNVINSFITSPITEMGGSYSFTRTALLPTTATAALSMTYTAANTYTGSTNFGRAVVPAFPTLPVSAEGGLNVLDFSATGAPASDIFYNGVTPGALNLFGGHALTTVMRLRGKDGVTNSQTFSDVTVAQNRSEIELISGTGGSMNLALGAVSRTGNGVLSIKAPSSGSITTTTPTPFLGAWATFTSASGSSSWAAAPTGTLTSFTGDTVHGTGTVQADAPAANLQVGNASTQVVTFGASTTNLNTVSMTDTWLGRSLEMAAGQTLRLGAVGGIQAVSAAYGLTVNGGKLTAGGADNAVGQVILTNFSTSDLTVNSVMENNGTGAVSVLLNGPGKTVLAGANTYTGQTTVNSGSLEIRHGLALGTGAGYTQVLTGASLLLSGGISTAEQIILSGRGVDLAGALRNVSGINTITTQTVALTNTRIQSDAGELILSPAGGATAVSISAATVPITFGGAGNITVTGRVNTTTSTSAITKEGTGTLILGGDNLFSGTVTISAGTLRITHNNALGTVGTSATTTVSSGAALELSGGITTPETMTVSGTGVGNQGAIRSLSGSNTMAGTVTLGANLRLQAESGSTLNFDVASGNSILHSGTASIAVTFAGNGTINVADPIAKTGTGTLGVTKSGNGTTNIRGASPTVNGSITANGGILNLDFANAPVATVDNLLGSGAPAIFSGGVLQVTGRSGGTVGQAFGAVTVSPGSGELRVVQNGGMNVNVALGAISRPSAAGMLRFTPGSSGTLTTTGGADNAVLTSDSMAFATVGASDWAATGVLSGGVRNIVGLSTLAGGYTNTSGGALSGHADVTTPTVSVPDNLTTSTVRFNTSGGSAVTIAAGKVLTTGGILVGEGAGAADVTLSGGTLRSSSTNISSAVADLMVIQNNTAAGLIISSVIANNATASASTGFTKTGPGTVYLDTVSHTYTGTTRIVNGMLHLRSGNISASSEVTLGAGSTSGVLKLGSGSTAVSLAVDWLRTDGTGTGNAVVGGATAYSTFTLDNNTVASDFRAGMLGGAGVNEDNLNFRLITGGSLVATLGPANTYKGKTTMLAGVIEATFLANAGLPSSLGRGDQNSESAILDMSGATVTGATVQAVSTLRYIGSVDSVTDRIIRITNADVIADTFSVLANLENTGTGTVKFTSQFLSEGSNTAPRTLRLGGTQVGANEIVGISNAAIATTGIEKYGAGSWTLTGDSPHTGSTTVSNGLLQLGNGGTTGSVASTEIFLNATTAILSTKRSNTLTMQQAITGTGTLRIDNTTTGVTRLTSDANAYGNTVVQSGSLLANNASALSSATGTGPVWVHPGATLGGTGRIAPALNHSITIVAGTLSVGDSTLPSPTAADLILATSGTGSLSLQAGSVFAFDLFSGAGLGNNTLTSTAADLAVILGRVSLGTDITLRVSNPNGMTGFAANDSWKIFDWSGLTEPVSGSFTSLDLPALSAGLTWDLSELYTGGILSIALVPEPSRLVLVMFGFAALLVRRCRVG, encoded by the coding sequence ATGAAGCGCCTCTTTTTGACCCTGCTGCTGAGCTTTTCTGTGCCCTCTTTGGGGCAGCTCATCTTTGACGGAAATACCGGAACGACTGGAGTGCAAAACGGGGCTGGCGTGTGGGACACGAGCACGGCGAACTGGTGGAGCCCGACACTCCTTTCCAACACCACCTGGAACGATGGACTGGCCCAGTTTGGCAGTTCCTCCAGCGCCGTGGGCGGCACCATCACGGTCAATTCGGCGATCAATGCGACAGGTCTGGATTTTCTACCGCTGAGCGCCGCCCCCACCACGACAAACCAGGCCTATCATTTCAGCGGCACGGGTTCGCTGAACCTCACGGGCTCGGCACCGATCATCAACATTGGCAATCTGAGCACCTCCGGCAGCAGCACGGCGGTCTCGGCGGTGAACTTTTTGCTACCGGTGAATGCCAGCAATCTGACGATTCAGAAAAACAGCGGCACAGCCATCGGGTTCGTCCGCTTTACCGCGAACAATACCGGCCTCACGGGCTTGCTGACGCTGAAGGGGGATGCGGGCGGTATCTTTTTAGGCTTCGGTTCACAGACCATTTTCCCCAATCTCACCGCCGTGGTGGTGGAGTCCAATTCCGTGGTGCAACTGACAGGCACGGATGTCACCTACAATGTCCCTTTCCGCATTGCCGGAGGTGGTGGCACGACCAACTGGGGGGCTATCCGCATGGACTCCAGCGTCACGCTTGCTGGGGGGGTGGCCCTCATTGGCGATGCACGCATCCATACGCACACGAATGTGATTAACTCATTCATCACTTCGCCCATCACGGAGATGGGCGGCAGCTACTCCTTCACGCGCACCGCCCTGCTTCCCACCACCGCCACGGCGGCCCTATCCATGACCTACACGGCGGCGAATACTTACACAGGCTCGACGAACTTTGGCCGCGCTGTGGTGCCCGCTTTCCCTACCTTGCCAGTCTCGGCGGAGGGCGGGCTCAACGTGCTCGATTTTTCTGCCACCGGCGCACCCGCTTCAGATATCTTTTACAATGGCGTGACACCGGGTGCCCTGAACCTCTTTGGCGGTCATGCGCTGACCACGGTGATGAGGCTGCGTGGCAAGGATGGTGTGACCAACAGCCAAACGTTTAGCGATGTGACGGTGGCGCAGAATCGCTCAGAGATTGAACTCATCTCGGGCACGGGTGGCTCCATGAATCTGGCGTTGGGCGCCGTGAGCAGGACTGGCAACGGGGTGCTTTCCATCAAGGCACCTAGTTCTGGCAGCATTACGACGACAACGCCCACTCCCTTCCTGGGAGCCTGGGCCACCTTCACCAGCGCCAGTGGCAGCAGTTCCTGGGCGGCAGCTCCGACAGGGACACTCACAAGTTTCACAGGTGATACGGTGCATGGCACCGGCACCGTCCAAGCCGATGCCCCGGCGGCGAACCTCCAGGTGGGCAATGCCTCCACTCAGGTGGTGACCTTTGGTGCTAGCACAACAAACCTGAATACGGTTTCTATGACGGATACATGGTTAGGTCGTTCTCTGGAAATGGCAGCCGGGCAGACCTTGCGGCTGGGCGCAGTCGGTGGCATTCAGGCTGTCAGCGCTGCCTATGGACTGACGGTGAATGGGGGCAAGCTGACAGCGGGTGGGGCAGATAATGCCGTGGGGCAAGTGATCCTAACCAACTTTTCAACTTCGGATCTGACTGTGAATTCCGTGATGGAGAACAATGGCACTGGGGCGGTGAGCGTGCTGCTGAATGGTCCGGGCAAGACGGTGCTGGCCGGGGCCAATACCTACACCGGGCAGACGACGGTGAACAGTGGCAGTCTAGAGATACGCCACGGTTTGGCCCTGGGTACGGGGGCTGGATATACGCAAGTCCTCACCGGGGCTTCGCTGCTGCTTTCCGGCGGCATCAGCACGGCGGAGCAAATCATCCTTTCAGGCCGTGGTGTGGATCTGGCTGGAGCCTTGCGGAATGTCAGCGGCATAAATACCATCACTACCCAGACCGTGGCCCTCACGAATACCCGTATTCAGTCGGATGCCGGGGAACTGATCCTGAGTCCCGCCGGCGGTGCGACGGCGGTTTCCATCTCCGCTGCTACCGTGCCCATCACCTTTGGCGGGGCAGGCAACATCACCGTGACAGGGAGGGTCAATACGACGACCTCTACTTCAGCGATCACGAAGGAAGGAACGGGGACTCTGATCCTGGGGGGAGATAACCTTTTTTCGGGCACGGTCACGATCTCGGCAGGCACGCTGCGCATCACGCATAACAATGCGTTAGGCACTGTGGGAACGAGTGCGACAACAACGGTGAGCAGCGGGGCCGCCCTGGAGTTGAGTGGCGGCATCACCACGCCTGAAACCATGACCGTCAGCGGGACGGGGGTCGGAAATCAGGGGGCGATCCGCAGCTTGAGCGGCAGCAACACGATGGCTGGAACGGTGACTTTGGGAGCGAACCTGCGACTCCAGGCCGAGTCGGGCAGCACTCTGAACTTTGATGTGGCTAGCGGGAACTCGATCCTGCACTCCGGCACGGCCAGCATCGCAGTCACCTTTGCAGGCAATGGCACCATCAATGTCGCAGATCCCATCGCCAAAACAGGCACGGGCACACTGGGGGTGACCAAGAGTGGCAATGGGACTACCAATATTCGTGGGGCCAGCCCTACCGTGAATGGCAGTATCACGGCCAATGGTGGCATTTTGAACCTGGATTTTGCCAATGCGCCGGTGGCCACGGTGGACAACCTTTTGGGTTCAGGGGCACCTGCCATTTTCAGCGGCGGAGTGCTGCAGGTGACGGGCCGGAGCGGCGGCACGGTGGGCCAAGCTTTTGGCGCGGTGACCGTCAGTCCGGGCAGCGGTGAACTGCGGGTGGTACAAAATGGCGGCATGAACGTGAATGTGGCCCTGGGGGCTATCAGTCGCCCATCTGCCGCAGGCATGCTGCGGTTCACGCCCGGCAGCAGCGGCACGCTGACCACCACGGGCGGAGCGGACAATGCAGTGCTGACGAGTGACAGCATGGCCTTTGCCACCGTGGGCGCTAGCGACTGGGCTGCAACGGGCGTGCTGAGCGGTGGTGTGCGCAACATTGTAGGCCTTTCCACCCTCGCTGGGGGATATACAAATACTTCAGGCGGTGCGCTCTCCGGTCACGCCGATGTGACCACGCCGACGGTGAGTGTGCCAGATAATCTAACCACAAGCACGGTGCGGTTTAACACGTCAGGTGGCAGCGCGGTGACGATTGCTGCGGGGAAAGTTCTCACCACTGGAGGCATCCTGGTCGGGGAGGGGGCCGGAGCAGCGGATGTGACCCTCAGTGGCGGGACCCTGCGCAGTAGTTCCACTAATATCTCTTCTGCGGTAGCGGATCTGATGGTGATCCAGAATAACACGGCGGCGGGTTTGATCATCAGCTCGGTCATTGCTAACAACGCCACCGCCAGTGCCAGCACTGGCTTCACAAAAACGGGGCCGGGGACGGTTTATCTGGATACGGTTTCCCACACTTACACGGGCACCACACGAATCGTGAATGGCATGCTGCATCTTCGCTCGGGCAATATTTCGGCTAGCTCGGAAGTGACGTTAGGCGCAGGCAGCACCAGTGGGGTGCTGAAGCTAGGCAGCGGCAGCACAGCCGTTTCTTTGGCGGTGGACTGGCTGCGCACGGATGGCACCGGCACGGGCAATGCCGTGGTGGGTGGTGCCACGGCTTATTCCACTTTCACCCTGGATAACAACACCGTGGCCAGTGACTTTCGTGCGGGCATGCTGGGTGGTGCTGGGGTGAATGAAGACAATCTAAACTTCCGCCTCATCACAGGTGGTTCCCTGGTGGCGACTCTGGGCCCTGCCAATACTTACAAGGGGAAAACCACGATGCTGGCTGGTGTCATTGAAGCCACTTTCCTTGCGAATGCAGGGCTGCCCAGTTCACTGGGGCGGGGCGACCAGAATTCGGAATCCGCCATCCTTGACATGAGTGGAGCCACCGTGACTGGAGCGACCGTGCAAGCTGTTTCAACGCTGCGCTACATCGGCAGTGTGGATTCTGTGACGGATCGCATCATTCGAATCACCAATGCGGATGTAATCGCCGATACTTTTTCCGTCTTGGCGAATCTGGAAAACACTGGCACCGGCACGGTGAAGTTCACCAGTCAGTTCCTTTCGGAAGGCAGCAACACAGCGCCGCGCACGTTGCGCCTGGGCGGCACACAAGTCGGCGCAAATGAGATTGTCGGCATCAGCAACGCTGCCATAGCGACGACGGGCATTGAGAAATACGGCGCCGGCTCATGGACCCTCACAGGCGACAGCCCGCACACGGGCAGCACAACCGTGAGCAATGGCTTGCTCCAGCTTGGCAATGGAGGCACGACAGGCAGTGTGGCCAGCACAGAGATCTTTCTGAACGCCACAACGGCGATCCTCAGTACCAAACGCAGTAACACTCTCACCATGCAGCAGGCCATCACGGGCACCGGCACTCTGCGAATTGACAACACCACGACGGGGGTCACTCGCCTAACCAGTGATGCCAATGCCTATGGCAATACGGTGGTGCAAAGCGGCAGTCTTTTGGCCAACAATGCTTCAGCTCTTAGCTCGGCCACCGGTACGGGGCCAGTGTGGGTCCATCCTGGCGCGACTCTTGGTGGCACGGGCCGCATCGCCCCAGCTTTGAATCACTCCATCACGATTGTGGCGGGCACGCTCAGCGTCGGGGACTCCACCTTGCCGAGTCCAACGGCGGCAGATCTGATCCTGGCCACCAGTGGCACCGGCAGTCTGTCCTTACAGGCAGGATCCGTTTTTGCTTTTGATCTCTTCAGTGGCGCGGGTTTAGGCAACAATACGCTGACGAGCACGGCGGCGGACCTGGCGGTGATCCTGGGTCGGGTCAGCCTCGGCACGGACATCACGCTGAGGGTCAGCAATCCGAACGGGATGACGGGTTTTGCTGCGAATGATTCCTGGAAGATCTTCGACTGGTCAGGTCTTACAGAGCCTGTCAGCGGCAGCTTCACTTCCCTAGATCTTCCCGCTCTCAGTGCTGGGCTTACCTGGGATCTCAGCGAGCTTTACACCGGTGGCATCCTCAGCATCGCCCTGGTGCCTGAGCCTTCAAGGCTGGTGCTGGTGATGTTTGGTTTTGCTGCCTTGTTGGTTAGGCGTTGTCGGGTTGGCTGA
- a CDS encoding VWA domain-containing protein has product MDWESPKLLLLALPALALLLWFENQSTHPMEGLRKRLLLVVRAVGIMLALVALAGPARVSPTGKKALGIILDASQSMGAEGIEKGLSEARRLQGSLGTEAESFVVLLGDEPALLPEGPKPDITPFLKAHGGDSHYTAAVDYAQALFPAGASRDIVLIGDGHETRGRLLEAARQASVSGVRIHAIPVAGPRKPDARVRELVASRSRLNEGATLKLTAHLESTLEAQGTLKLFENGIQVEQRPVTLKPGQPLTETFTRTPATRDTFKYRAVLEGISADSIPANNSALTLVDVRGRLRLLYLDSEVGEATYLQQAMAKEGIELDLRQPGNIPSTLDQLSGYDGIILSDVPAHLLGEGAMNAMRDYVDKLGGGFLMLGGPNSFGLGGFYKTPIDDILPVRLKAPDEEEKQSAAVAIVMDRSGSMAGEKLEMAKSASIATAEVLGRNDFIGIYAFDSEAHVVAPMTRLTSTATLAGQISSVASGGGTNLQPAFEQARESLRRVKAKVKHMIILTDGQTSGTGYEAMAAQCRGEGITISTVSIGEGSHVALLQAIASSGGGQSYTTTDASSISRIFTQDTLMHTGRMMREEPFIPNLVEKHPMLAGFDKWTSPDLLGYVKTIRKSTAQVPLLTDTGDPLLAHWRFGLGKVTAFTSDAKSRWASLWIVRWPDFSRFWSQLLRETARPPQGRHMDLATEMRGDDALLQVDLEEDAGTRANDARVQAEVFFVAADALGAPLRPVQNLSLGQTGPGRYEGSFRPDQPGVYLIRAQSGAEMVSAGLVHNPGSEASLGTVNESLLQQATQITGGKVLQPGQVPDLSQTRAVQYIELWPSLIMTLLFLFLVDLAIRRWEHVQAIWELIVPQKK; this is encoded by the coding sequence ATGGACTGGGAATCACCGAAACTCTTGCTGCTAGCCCTGCCCGCCTTGGCTTTGCTGCTGTGGTTTGAAAACCAGTCCACACATCCCATGGAGGGCTTGCGCAAACGATTGCTCCTGGTCGTGCGCGCGGTCGGCATCATGCTTGCCTTAGTGGCCTTAGCGGGTCCAGCGCGAGTTTCCCCGACAGGTAAAAAGGCCCTGGGCATCATTCTGGATGCAAGCCAGAGCATGGGAGCGGAAGGCATCGAAAAAGGGCTCTCTGAGGCACGCCGCCTGCAAGGCAGTCTGGGAACAGAGGCAGAAAGCTTCGTGGTGCTGCTGGGAGATGAGCCTGCCCTACTGCCCGAAGGGCCAAAGCCTGACATCACTCCTTTTCTCAAGGCTCATGGAGGCGACAGCCACTACACTGCCGCCGTGGACTACGCGCAGGCGCTTTTCCCCGCCGGGGCCAGCCGGGACATCGTCCTCATTGGAGACGGGCATGAAACCCGGGGCCGCCTGTTAGAGGCCGCACGTCAGGCCAGTGTCTCTGGGGTGCGCATTCACGCCATCCCCGTGGCAGGACCGCGCAAGCCCGATGCACGGGTGCGCGAGCTGGTGGCCAGCCGCAGCCGCCTAAATGAAGGCGCCACACTGAAACTCACCGCCCATCTGGAATCCACCCTGGAGGCGCAAGGCACGCTGAAGCTTTTCGAAAACGGCATTCAGGTAGAGCAAAGACCCGTCACCCTAAAGCCTGGCCAGCCCCTGACGGAAACCTTCACCCGCACTCCAGCAACACGCGACACTTTCAAATACCGTGCCGTGCTGGAAGGCATATCTGCGGATTCGATCCCGGCTAACAACAGTGCTCTAACACTGGTGGACGTACGCGGTCGCCTGCGCTTGCTTTATCTCGATAGCGAAGTGGGCGAGGCCACCTACCTGCAACAGGCCATGGCCAAAGAAGGTATCGAGCTGGATCTCCGGCAGCCTGGCAACATCCCCAGCACGCTGGATCAACTCTCCGGTTACGACGGCATCATCCTCAGCGATGTCCCCGCCCACTTGCTCGGTGAAGGGGCCATGAATGCCATGCGCGATTATGTGGACAAGCTAGGCGGCGGCTTCCTCATGCTCGGCGGGCCCAACAGCTTCGGCCTGGGTGGTTTCTACAAGACGCCCATTGATGACATCCTTCCCGTTAGGCTGAAAGCGCCCGATGAAGAGGAAAAACAAAGCGCTGCCGTGGCCATCGTGATGGACCGGTCCGGCTCCATGGCGGGAGAGAAGCTGGAGATGGCCAAAAGCGCCTCCATCGCCACCGCCGAGGTACTGGGGCGGAATGACTTCATCGGCATTTATGCCTTCGACAGCGAGGCCCACGTGGTGGCCCCGATGACCCGGCTGACCTCCACCGCCACCCTCGCGGGGCAGATTTCCTCGGTGGCCTCAGGCGGTGGCACGAATCTGCAGCCCGCCTTTGAACAGGCCCGCGAATCCCTGCGCCGGGTGAAGGCCAAGGTGAAGCACATGATCATCCTCACGGATGGCCAGACCTCCGGCACGGGCTATGAGGCCATGGCCGCCCAGTGCCGGGGTGAGGGCATCACCATTTCCACCGTCTCCATCGGTGAAGGATCGCATGTGGCGCTGCTACAAGCCATCGCCAGCAGCGGCGGTGGCCAGTCCTACACCACCACGGATGCTAGCAGCATCAGCCGCATTTTCACTCAGGACACCCTCATGCACACGGGCCGCATGATGCGGGAGGAACCCTTCATCCCGAACCTGGTGGAAAAGCACCCCATGCTGGCCGGTTTTGACAAATGGACTTCGCCAGACCTGCTAGGCTACGTCAAGACCATCCGCAAATCCACCGCCCAAGTCCCTTTGCTAACCGATACGGGCGATCCCCTGCTAGCCCACTGGCGCTTTGGCCTGGGCAAGGTCACCGCCTTCACGAGCGACGCGAAAAGCCGCTGGGCCTCCCTTTGGATCGTGCGCTGGCCGGACTTCAGCCGCTTCTGGTCGCAGCTCCTGCGCGAGACTGCCCGACCTCCGCAGGGCCGCCACATGGACCTGGCCACCGAGATGCGCGGGGATGATGCCCTGCTGCAAGTGGACCTGGAAGAAGATGCAGGCACGCGGGCCAATGATGCCCGCGTGCAGGCAGAAGTTTTTTTTGTGGCAGCCGATGCGCTCGGAGCCCCCTTGAGACCTGTGCAAAACCTTTCGTTAGGCCAAACCGGACCTGGTCGTTATGAAGGCAGTTTTCGCCCTGACCAACCCGGTGTTTATCTCATCCGCGCCCAAAGCGGGGCCGAGATGGTCTCGGCAGGTCTTGTCCACAATCCCGGCAGCGAGGCCAGCCTTGGCACGGTGAATGAATCCCTCCTCCAGCAGGCCACACAAATTACTGGAGGGAAGGTCCTACAGCCCGGCCAGGTGCCCGATCTCAGCCAGACCCGTGCGGTGCAGTACATTGAACTCTGGCCCTCACTCATCATGACCCTGCTGTTCCTCTTCCTAGTGGACTTGGCCATCCGCCGCTGGGAGCATGTGCAGGCTATCTGGGAACTGATCGTTCCTCAGAAAAAGTAG
- a CDS encoding thymidine phosphorylase — translation MVPFLPKPGGTAYSLAMHIPSLIESKREGGELSREQISGLIAAFTRGDMPDYQMSALAMAIFFKGMSGAETTALTEAMLHSGSVLQWPEAAPMRVDKHSTGGIGDKTSLVLAPLLACDGVWVPMISGRGLGITGGTLDKLESIPGFRTQFSESEIYKTLPITGCLMVGQTANICPADKKLYALRDVTGTVQSIPLITASILCKKLAEGLNRLILDVKYGSGAFMQTESQAHELAQSLVTVGRALGVRASVRLSCMDEATGESAGNALEVIECVRCLQGQGPPDLEALVLDLACAVSISSRAELAKMLRDGRAWAKFQQMVEVQGGKADSLEQMQNIHRVPVIHEMKATASGRLMKLDAGTLGRAVLELGAGRVLASDPVDPTVGVDQLRKVGQEIHVGEVLLRIHARSQAAAEAAEKRILTGILIE, via the coding sequence TTGGTTCCTTTCTTGCCGAAACCTGGCGGGACGGCTTACTCTCTGGCCATGCACATTCCGTCTCTCATCGAATCAAAGCGTGAAGGGGGCGAACTGTCGCGGGAGCAAATTTCAGGTCTCATAGCGGCCTTCACCCGAGGAGACATGCCAGACTACCAGATGAGCGCGCTGGCGATGGCCATTTTTTTCAAAGGCATGAGCGGGGCTGAAACGACCGCGCTGACAGAGGCCATGTTGCACAGCGGCTCCGTCCTGCAGTGGCCCGAGGCTGCACCCATGCGGGTGGATAAACATTCCACGGGTGGTATTGGAGATAAAACCTCCCTCGTCCTCGCACCCCTGCTGGCCTGCGATGGCGTGTGGGTGCCTATGATCTCCGGGCGCGGTCTTGGCATCACCGGCGGCACTTTGGATAAGCTGGAGTCCATCCCCGGCTTTCGCACCCAGTTCAGCGAATCCGAAATCTACAAGACCCTGCCTATCACTGGCTGCCTGATGGTCGGCCAGACGGCGAACATTTGCCCGGCGGATAAGAAGCTTTACGCCCTCCGCGATGTCACGGGCACGGTGCAGAGCATCCCGCTCATCACCGCCAGCATCCTGTGCAAAAAATTAGCGGAGGGTCTGAATCGGCTGATCCTGGATGTGAAATACGGCAGTGGGGCCTTCATGCAGACGGAATCTCAGGCCCATGAACTGGCGCAGAGTCTAGTCACCGTCGGGCGGGCACTCGGGGTGCGGGCCAGTGTCCGGCTCAGTTGCATGGATGAGGCCACGGGCGAATCTGCGGGGAATGCCCTGGAAGTCATCGAATGTGTGCGCTGCCTCCAGGGCCAGGGGCCGCCGGATCTGGAAGCTCTCGTTCTGGACCTGGCGTGTGCGGTTTCCATATCCTCCCGGGCCGAACTGGCGAAGATGCTGCGGGACGGGCGTGCCTGGGCCAAGTTTCAGCAGATGGTGGAGGTGCAGGGCGGTAAGGCCGATAGCCTGGAGCAGATGCAAAACATCCACCGCGTGCCCGTGATTCATGAAATGAAGGCGACCGCAAGTGGTCGCTTGATGAAGTTGGATGCGGGTACTTTAGGGCGAGCCGTGCTGGAACTGGGGGCCGGACGGGTGCTGGCTAGCGACCCTGTGGACCCGACTGTGGGTGTGGACCAACTGCGCAAAGTCGGCCAGGAAATCCATGTCGGTGAGGTGTTGCTGCGCATCCACGCGCGCAGCCAAGCTGCGGCGGAGGCGGCAGAAAAGCGGATTTTGACTGGAATCCTGATCGAATGA
- a CDS encoding LysM peptidoglycan-binding domain-containing protein — MAKAQLKLLLFLIVLGITLGSMAAAYYIYDKILRPDKRIQAELATIKKSDLPPVDPGAKRFDAAIELIKAGRIEEGRDGLFKLVTQFPASPTCIEAKRIIGEINLDQLFASESKTGKKDYIVQPGDSLALIANKQGTTLDMLIRLNGLMGTVLQPGDHLSILPMDFSIRVDVSEKTVTLWRKVGEKEFFFKEYHATDVRLPPGLRVPVENGMEIKGKAAMLDGKAILSTDPRYTEADKWLPGSRGVRTDILLRTPPPAKPPVASTPAPTEPGIPDLDDAPEPGVFLSREDLEEMFALVRNGSKLYFIR, encoded by the coding sequence ATGGCCAAAGCGCAGCTCAAGCTCCTGCTCTTCCTCATCGTCCTGGGTATCACGCTGGGCAGCATGGCTGCGGCCTACTACATTTACGATAAAATCTTGCGTCCAGACAAACGTATCCAGGCAGAGCTCGCCACCATCAAAAAAAGTGATCTCCCACCAGTAGATCCAGGTGCGAAACGATTCGACGCCGCCATTGAACTCATCAAAGCCGGCCGCATCGAAGAGGGCAGGGATGGTCTTTTCAAGCTGGTAACGCAGTTTCCCGCCTCCCCTACCTGTATAGAGGCCAAGCGGATCATCGGTGAGATCAATCTGGACCAGCTTTTTGCCTCAGAATCCAAAACGGGAAAAAAAGACTACATCGTCCAGCCGGGGGATTCCCTGGCCCTGATTGCGAACAAACAGGGCACCACGCTGGACATGCTCATCCGCCTCAACGGGCTCATGGGCACTGTCTTGCAGCCAGGAGATCATCTTTCCATCTTGCCCATGGACTTCAGTATCCGGGTCGATGTGTCCGAGAAAACTGTCACACTCTGGCGGAAGGTGGGGGAAAAAGAATTCTTCTTCAAAGAATACCATGCGACGGACGTTCGCCTGCCACCTGGGCTACGAGTGCCTGTGGAAAACGGCATGGAAATCAAAGGCAAAGCCGCCATGCTGGACGGCAAGGCCATTCTTTCTACCGACCCTCGCTACACGGAGGCTGACAAGTGGTTACCTGGCAGTCGCGGTGTAAGGACAGACATTTTACTGCGCACGCCTCCGCCTGCTAAACCTCCTGTTGCCTCCACCCCGGCACCGACTGAGCCTGGAATCCCTGATTTAGACGATGCCCCTGAACCCGGTGTTTTCCTGTCCCGAGAGGACCTGGAAGAAATGTTTGCCCTGGTGCGCAATGGCTCCAAACTCTACTTTATTCGTTAA